In SAR324 cluster bacterium, one DNA window encodes the following:
- a CDS encoding FAD-dependent oxidoreductase codes for ECLKVEAVHARDHEMVVHLEDFLRRRTKISMMISQKNLEENPATKEACRILFGDHSHDRWTSFIESAQVQKDVVLN; via the coding sequence GAGTGCTTAAAGGTCGAAGCAGTCCACGCCAGAGATCATGAAATGGTTGTTCACTTGGAAGATTTTCTCAGAAGACGAACAAAGATCTCCATGATGATTTCCCAGAAGAATCTTGAGGAAAATCCTGCCACCAAAGAAGCCTGTCGGATTCTTTTCGGTGATCATTCTCACGATCGTTGGACAAGCTTTATTGAATCTGCTCAGGTTCAAAAAGATGTTGTGCTGAACTAA